A DNA window from Coleofasciculus sp. FACHB-T130 contains the following coding sequences:
- the crtR gene encoding beta-carotene hydroxylase, with the protein MLLEAQKPLTVPRHFLEPPASLSPTLLMFLAAVAMVVLSNFGYWLWEWPHWCCFITNTIALHICGTVIHDACHNSAHRNRVINAILGHGSALMLVFAFPVFTRVHLQHHAHVNDPENDPDHYVSTGGPLWLIPVRFLYHEVFFFKRQLWRKYELLEWFLSRLFVGTIFYISIQYHFLGYILNFWFIPSALVGLALGLFFDYLPHRPHQERDRWKNARVYPNPILNLLIMGQNYHLIHHLWPSIPWYHYQNAYYATKPLLDEKGCYQTLGIWQGKNFWSFLYDVFLGIHFHNKSPKNLENS; encoded by the coding sequence ATGTTGTTGGAGGCACAAAAGCCGCTGACAGTTCCCAGACATTTCCTGGAACCGCCTGCGTCCCTAAGCCCAACGCTACTCATGTTTCTAGCCGCCGTAGCGATGGTTGTGCTATCAAACTTTGGTTATTGGCTCTGGGAGTGGCCTCACTGGTGTTGCTTTATCACAAACACGATCGCCTTGCACATTTGTGGAACGGTGATTCATGATGCTTGTCATAATTCTGCCCATCGTAACCGAGTCATCAATGCCATCCTGGGACATGGCAGTGCGCTGATGTTAGTCTTTGCCTTCCCAGTATTTACTAGGGTTCATTTGCAGCATCATGCCCATGTAAATGACCCGGAAAACGATCCAGATCATTACGTTTCTACTGGCGGACCCCTGTGGTTAATTCCGGTGCGGTTTTTATACCACGAAGTATTTTTCTTTAAACGGCAGCTGTGGCGAAAATATGAACTTTTGGAATGGTTCTTGAGCCGCTTATTTGTCGGGACGATTTTCTATATTTCAATTCAGTACCACTTCTTAGGCTACATTCTCAATTTTTGGTTTATCCCGTCTGCCCTGGTAGGATTGGCGCTGGGATTGTTTTTTGATTATCTGCCGCATCGCCCTCATCAAGAACGCGATCGCTGGAAAAATGCCAGAGTTTACCCCAACCCCATCCTCAATTTGCTGATCATGGGGCAAAATTACCACCTCATTCATCATTTGTGGCCTTCCATCCCCTGGTATCACTACCAAAATGCTTATTACGCCACCAAGCCCCTTTTAGATGAAAAAGGCTGTTATCAAACTCTGGGAATCTGGCAAGGAAAAAATTTCTGGAGCTTTTTATATGACGTTTTTTTAGGCATCCATTTTCACAACAAATCACCTAAAAACCTAGAAAATAGCTAA
- the aroH gene encoding chorismate mutase — protein sequence MEWRVRAIRGATTASQNTAEAIREVVAELLDELEVHNQLHPDLIISATFSVTRDLDAIFPAAIARSRPHWDNVPLLDVQQMHVEGGLERCIRFLIHVNLPASHPPIYHPYLRGAKSLRPDWSLSQVSLSSQSTIQSFHR from the coding sequence GTGGAGTGGCGAGTTCGAGCGATTCGCGGGGCAACAACTGCCTCACAAAACACGGCTGAGGCAATTCGAGAAGTGGTAGCGGAACTACTCGATGAATTAGAAGTACACAATCAACTACATCCCGATCTAATTATTAGTGCCACGTTCTCGGTGACGCGGGATCTGGATGCGATCTTTCCCGCTGCGATCGCTCGCTCTCGTCCCCACTGGGACAATGTTCCTCTGCTCGATGTCCAGCAAATGCACGTGGAGGGAGGGCTGGAGCGTTGCATCCGCTTCTTAATTCACGTCAATTTGCCAGCTTCCCATCCACCGATTTACCATCCTTATCTGCGGGGAGCTAAAAGCCTAAGACCGGATTGGAGTTTGTCTCAGGTTAGCTTATCCTCGCAGTCAACGATTCAGTCGTTTCATCGCTGA